Genomic segment of Myxococcus stipitatus:
CCTTCATGCCGCCGGAGAGCGCGGGCCCCACGTCGTGGGCCCAGTAGCCCACGGGGTGGCCCGTGCCGAACATGGACATGGGCTCGGAGCCCGCCTCGCGCATCCAGTCGCGCTGGGCCTTGTCCACGTCCCATCCGCTGACGCCGGGCTTGAGGGCGGCCAGCGCGACGCGGTTGCCCTTCTTGCCCTTCTCCCATCGCTCCAGGGCCTCGGGCGGCGGCTGCGTCTGCCCCGGGGCCAGCACGTAGGCGAAGCGCTGGATGTCGGTGACCCACATGCCGCCCACGCGGATGCCGAAGTCCGTCTGGATGAAGTCCCCGGGCTGAATCACGCGCTCGGTGGCGTGCGTGTGTCCTCGCAGCGGGCCGCTGTTGACGGCGGGGTTCTGGTCCGGCGCCCACGCGTCTCCCACGCCCAGCTCCGCCATGCGCTTCCTGAGGAACCGCGCCACGTCCGAGTCCCGCGTCTTGCCCGGCACCACCGTGGCATACGCCTCCACCTCCAGCCGCGCGGTGATGGCGGCGGCCTCGCGGAGGATGTCCACCTCCTCGGGCAGCTTCACGGACAGCCACTCGGAGACGACGTCCTCGGAGGACACCAGCTTCTTGCGCAGCGACGGCGACAGCGCCTTCTCCAGCGCCGTGCGCTGCGAGGAGGACAGCCCGTCCGCCACCGTCACCGCCGCTGACGCGTTGATGGCGATGCGCGCGGGCTTCGCGGCGGCGAGCCTGGACGCCACCTGCGCGTAGAGGTCCTGGCCTCGCTCCAGCGCGACGACTTCATCCAGGGGCGCGACCTCGCGCAGCGCGGTGGCCTCGCTCACCGGAGACAGCGCGAGCGAGCGCATCGTGCCGTCCTTCTGACTCAGGAACAGGAAGGCCGCGGTGCCGCCCGCGTTCTCTCCGCCGACGTGCTGCGCCAGCGGGTCATTGTCGTTCTCCCGGCAGAACACCACCCAGGCCTCCACGTGGGCGCGAGCCATGGCCTGGGGCAGCAGCTTCTGGATGCGCTCCTTGCGGATGCGGGGCCAGGGGTTGCCGGTGACGACGGGGTCCGCGCTCACCAGGGGAGCGGCGAGGAGCAGGGCGGCGAGGAGGGCGGGCCGGGCGCGTCTCATGCGTCGGAGGTCCTTTCGAGGGGGGACTCCATCATCCCCGAGCCCCCGGCCGTCGAGGACCGCCCCCGTGTGAAGTCCTGTCGAGCCCTCGTGAAGAAGCCCCCGCCTGGGCCCGACGGCCGGGTGGACGCAAGCGTCGGCCCCGTGGCTCGTTTAAGGTGATGACCATGGCCAAGAGCACCACCCGGAAGCCCGCCACGAAGGTGAAGGTGAAGAAGACCGCCGCCCGCTCCGCCGCCCCCAGGAAGAGCCAGGCGAAGCCCACCCGCGCCGAGCCGCCGATTCCCGTCCTGGAGGCCGAGCCCGTCTTCGACGACGAGCCCGTGGACACGGCGCCCAAGGCGCTCCCCGCGGGGGAGGAGGGGACGGGCCGGGTGCTTCCGTTCGAAATCGACCCCAAGCGCATGGAGGAAGGACTGCGCAAGCTCCAGGGCGAGGTGGTGCACTGGGCCAACAAGGGCCGCTACACCCGCGTGCGCTTCAAGTTCAGGGGCAAGCAGCTGCTGCCCGACCTTCCGCTCGCGGCGGTGGTGGCGGCGGAGGGCCTCACGTTCTACTGGGGCGGCATCCTGCGCGTGCTCATCGCCAACGTGGTGGGCGGCAGCGTCTTCCAGGTGGAGCTGGTGAACGACGCGGAGAAGCGCGTCCAGGCCGGCAAGGAGGCCCTGCTGTCGGGCGACGTGGACCAGGCCCTGGAGCTGTTCCGCGAGGCCGTCTCCATGGACCGCGACCTGGCCTCCGCGCACCTCAACGTGGGCGTGGCCCTCAAGCTCAAGGGCGACCGCGCGGGCGCGCTCGCTGCCTTCGAGAAGGCTCGGGCCAAGGACGCCAACGGCCCCATCGGCGCCGAGGCCGAGCGCCTGGCCGCCCCCCTGCGACCCACCTGAAACCGCCCCCCGTCCGGGCTCGTCGGACCCCGTTTTTTCGGGCCCGGAAACGGGCTGAAAACAGGGTGTTCGAGCGTTCAGTATGGGGCGCTTCTTCGCGCCCCACCGAATTGTTTTTGAGTCACTTCGACCTTGGGGCCTTTTCCCGGGCGTTTCCCTTGTTGACGTAGGGAAATCCGGGGGTTACGAACGCTCCCTCACTGGATGGCGGTCCTTCACGGGGCTCCTCCACGACACCTTCAGAGCTCATGGCTGACGACACCACCGACAAGCCGGCATCGCCCTCCGCGCCCCCGCCTCCTGACGGCGCTGGAGAGCTCATTCCCGTGAACATCGAAGACGAGATGCGGCGCTCGTATCTCGACTACTCGATGTCCGTCATCATCGGTCGCGCGCTGCCTGATGTCCGCGACGGCCTCAAGCCCGTGCATCGCCGCGTGCTGTTCGCGATGAACGACCTGGCGAACTACCACAACCGCCCCTACAAGAAGAGCGCGCGCGTGGTCGGTGACGTCATCGGTAAGTACCACCCGCACGGTGACTCGTCGGTGTACGACGCCATGGTGCGCCTGGCGCAGCCGTGGAGCCTGCGCTACCTCCTGGTGGACGGCCAGGGCAACTTCGGCTCGGTCGACGGCGATATGCCCGCCGCCATGCGCTACACGGAAGCGCGCATGGACCGGCTGGCGGAGGAGCTCCTGTCGGACATCGACAAGGAGACCGTCGACTTCGGCCCCAACTACGACGACTCCCTCGAGGAGCCGCTCGTGTTGCCGGCGCGCTTCCCCAACCTCCTCGTCAACGGCAGCAGCGGCATCGCGGTGGGCATGACCACCAACATCCCGCCGCACAACATGACGGAGGTCATCAACGGGACGCTGCACCTCATCGACAACCCGACGTGCACCGTCCGGGACCTGATGGAGTTCATCACCGGCCCCGACTTCCCCACCGGCGCGTTCATCACCGGCCGCGAGGGCATCCTCCGCGCGTACGAGACGGGGCGCGGGCAGATCACCGTGCGGGCGCGCTCGGAAATCGAGACGTCGAAGAAGGGGGACCGCGAGTCCATCATCTTCACGGAGATTCCGTACCAGGTGAACAAGGCCCGGCTCATCGAGAAGATCGCCGAGCTGGTTCGCGAGAAGAAGCTGGAGGGCATCAGCGACATCCGTGACGAGAGCGACCGTCAGGGCATGCGCATCGTCATCGAGCTCAAGCGCGACGCGATTTCGCAGGTGGTGCTCAACAACCTGTACCAGTCCACGGCGCTGGAGACGACGTTCGGCGCGGTGATGCTGGCCATCGACGGCGGGCAGCCTCGCACGCTGAACCTGAAGGAGCTGCTGGACCGCTTCGTCGCCCACCGCCGCGACGTGGTGACGCGGCGCAGCCGCTTCGAGCTGCGCAAGGCGCTGGCGCGCATGCACATCGTCGAGGGCCTGCTCGTCGCGCAGGACCTCATCGACCTGGTGGTCAGCCTCATCCGCGCGTCGAAGGACCCGGACGAAGCGCGCTGGGGCCTGATGAACATCCTGTCGCCCACGCTGTACGAGCACGAGCGCTTCGCCAACCTCCAGCGCATCGACTACGCGAAGGCGAAGGCGCAGATGGAGCTGCTCGTCTCGCGCGCGCGCAACGAGGAGCCGGCGTACCAGGGCCTGGCGCACAAGTACGAGGGCTCGGGCTTCAGCCAGGAGCAGGCGCAGAACATCCTCGAGATGCGGCTGCAGCGCCTCACCGGCCTCCAGCGCGAGGAGCTGTTCCGCGAGCTCATCGGCCTGGTGCGCGACGTGATTCGCCTCCAGGACATCCTCGCCAACGAGGGCAGCCTGCTCAACGTCATCAAGACGGAGCTGATGGAGATCCGCACGCGCTACGGCGACGAGCGCCGGACGCAGATCATCGGCGCGGTGGACGACATCACCAGCGAGGACCTCATCGCCGAGGAGACGATGGTGGTCACGCTGTCCCACACCGGCTACGTGAAGCGCTCGCCGCTGTCGGAGTACCGGGCGCAGAAGCGCGGTGGGCGCGGCAAGACGGGCGCGGCGACGAAGGAAGATGACTTCGTCAGCAAGCTCTTCGTGGCCAGCACCCACGCGTACCTGATGCCGATTACGACCAAGGGCAAGCTGTACTCGCTCAAGGTGCATCAGATTCCGCAGGCCAGCCGCACGTCGCGCGGCAAGGCCATGGTGAACCTGGTGCAGTTCGGCGAGGGCGAGCGGCTGGCGCAGATTCTCGTCACGAGGGACTTCCCCGAGAACCGCTACGTCTTCTTCGTGACGAAGAAGGGCGTGGTGAAGCGCACGGACCTGAGCGCGTTCGAGAACGTTCGCTCCAGCGGCATCATCGCGCTGGGCATCGACGAGGGTGACGAGCTGGTGGCGGTGATGATCACCGACGGCACGAAGGACATCCTCCTGTCGACGGCGTCGGGCATGAGCATCCGCTTCCCCGAGTCGGAGGTCCGCTCCATGGGCCGTCAGGCCTTCGGCGTGAAGGGAATCACGCTGGAGGAGGGCGACGAGGTGGTGGGCGCCGACCTGGTGGAGCAGGGCTCCGCCATCCTCACGGTGACGGAGAACGGCTACGGCAAGCGGACGGAGGAGACCGAGTACCGGCAGCAGGGCCGCGGCGGCAAGGGCATCATCGACATCAAGACCACCGAGCGGAACGGCAAGGTGGTGGGCGTGGTGCAGGTGAAGGAGTCGGACGAGGTGATGCTCGTCACCAACGGCGGCATGCTCATCCGCATGAAGGTGAAGGAGATCTCCGTCATCGGCCGCAACACGCAGGGCGTGCGCCTCATCGCGCTGGAGAACGACCAGGAGAAGGTCATGGCGCTCTCCAAGCTGCCCGAGGGCGAGGAGTCCGAGGACGAGCCGACGGAGGCGTCCGCCGCCAACGCCGGTGCCACGGACGTGGCCGCCGCGGAGTCCAGCGAGGCCCCCGCCGACGCGCCCGAGTCCTCCGAGGCTCCGGCCGAGGGCGGTGGCTCCGAG
This window contains:
- a CDS encoding M24 family metallopeptidase, yielding MRRARPALLAALLLAAPLVSADPVVTGNPWPRIRKERIQKLLPQAMARAHVEAWVVFCRENDNDPLAQHVGGENAGGTAAFLFLSQKDGTMRSLALSPVSEATALREVAPLDEVVALERGQDLYAQVASRLAAAKPARIAINASAAVTVADGLSSSQRTALEKALSPSLRKKLVSSEDVVSEWLSVKLPEEVDILREAAAITARLEVEAYATVVPGKTRDSDVARFLRKRMAELGVGDAWAPDQNPAVNSGPLRGHTHATERVIQPGDFIQTDFGIRVGGMWVTDIQRFAYVLAPGQTQPPPEALERWEKGKKGNRVALAALKPGVSGWDVDKAQRDWMREAGSEPMSMFGTGHPVGYWAHDVGPALSGGMKEKPAKGQSARIVRPGQVFAFDGFFAWKDGGPDALRVISVEEMAVVTETGAEYLIPPQEDLVLIPSPDTQGPTRPVAPAPR
- the gyrA gene encoding DNA gyrase subunit A — protein: MADDTTDKPASPSAPPPPDGAGELIPVNIEDEMRRSYLDYSMSVIIGRALPDVRDGLKPVHRRVLFAMNDLANYHNRPYKKSARVVGDVIGKYHPHGDSSVYDAMVRLAQPWSLRYLLVDGQGNFGSVDGDMPAAMRYTEARMDRLAEELLSDIDKETVDFGPNYDDSLEEPLVLPARFPNLLVNGSSGIAVGMTTNIPPHNMTEVINGTLHLIDNPTCTVRDLMEFITGPDFPTGAFITGREGILRAYETGRGQITVRARSEIETSKKGDRESIIFTEIPYQVNKARLIEKIAELVREKKLEGISDIRDESDRQGMRIVIELKRDAISQVVLNNLYQSTALETTFGAVMLAIDGGQPRTLNLKELLDRFVAHRRDVVTRRSRFELRKALARMHIVEGLLVAQDLIDLVVSLIRASKDPDEARWGLMNILSPTLYEHERFANLQRIDYAKAKAQMELLVSRARNEEPAYQGLAHKYEGSGFSQEQAQNILEMRLQRLTGLQREELFRELIGLVRDVIRLQDILANEGSLLNVIKTELMEIRTRYGDERRTQIIGAVDDITSEDLIAEETMVVTLSHTGYVKRSPLSEYRAQKRGGRGKTGAATKEDDFVSKLFVASTHAYLMPITTKGKLYSLKVHQIPQASRTSRGKAMVNLVQFGEGERLAQILVTRDFPENRYVFFVTKKGVVKRTDLSAFENVRSSGIIALGIDEGDELVAVMITDGTKDILLSTASGMSIRFPESEVRSMGRQAFGVKGITLEEGDEVVGADLVEQGSAILTVTENGYGKRTEETEYRQQGRGGKGIIDIKTTERNGKVVGVVQVKESDEVMLVTNGGMLIRMKVKEISVIGRNTQGVRLIALENDQEKVMALSKLPEGEESEDEPTEASAANAGATDVAAAESSEAPADAPESSEAPAEGGGSEEPQA